Proteins encoded together in one Staphylococcus aureus window:
- a CDS encoding type I restriction endonuclease subunit R, producing the protein MAYQSEYALENEMMNQLEQLGYERVTIRDNKQLLDNFRTILNERHADKLEGNPLTDKEFQRLLTMIDGKSIFESARILRDKLPLRRDDESEIYLSFLDTKSWCKNKFQVTNQVSVEDTYKARYDVTILINGLPLVQVELKRRGIDINEAFNQVKRYRKQNYTGLFRYIQMFIISNGVETRYFSNNDSELLKSHMFYWSDKQNNRINTLQSFAESFMRPCQLAKMISRYMIINETDRILMAMRPYQVYAVEALIQQATETGNNGYVWHTTGSGKTLTSFKASQILSQQDDIKKVIFLVDRKDLDSQTEEEFNKFAKGAVDKTFNTSQLVRQLNDKSLPLIVTTIQKMAKAIQGNAPLLEQYKTNKVVFIIDECHRSQFGDMHRLVKQHFKNAQYFGFTGTPRFPENSSQDGRTTADIFGRCLHTYLIRDAIHDGNVLGFSVDYINTFKNKALKAEDNSMVEAIDTEEVWLADKRVELVTRHIINNHDKYTRNRQYSSIFTVQSIHALIKYYETFKRLNKKLEQPLTIAGIFTFKPNEDDRDGEVPYHSREKLEIMISDYNKKFETNFSTDTTNEYFNHISKNVKKGVKDSKIDILIVVNMFLTGFDSKVLNTLYVDKNLMYHDLIQAYSRTNRVEKESKPFGKIVNYRDLKKETDDALRVFSQTNDTDTILMRSYEEYKKEFMDAYRELKMIVPTPHMVDDIQDEEELKRFVEAYRLLAKIILRLKAFDEFEFTIDEIGMDEQENEDYKSKYLAVYDQVKRATAEKNKVSILNDIDFEIEMMRNDTINVNYIMNILRQIDLEDKAEQRRNQEQIRRILDHADDPTLRLKRDLIREFIDNVVPSLNKDDDIDQEYVNFESIKKEAEFKGFAGERSIDEQALKTISNDYQYSGVVNPHHLKKMIGDLPLKEKRKARKAIESFVAETTEKYGV; encoded by the coding sequence ATGGCATACCAAAGTGAATACGCATTAGAAAATGAAATGATGAATCAACTTGAACAATTGGGTTACGAAAGAGTAACGATACGTGATAATAAGCAATTGCTTGATAATTTTAGAACGATTTTAAATGAGCGTCATGCGGACAAATTAGAAGGCAATCCCTTAACAGATAAAGAATTTCAACGTCTGTTAACGATGATTGATGGAAAAAGTATTTTCGAGAGTGCCCGTATTTTACGTGATAAATTACCACTTAGACGTGATGATGAGTCTGAGATTTATTTGTCGTTTTTAGATACGAAAAGTTGGTGTAAAAATAAGTTTCAAGTGACGAATCAAGTATCTGTCGAGGATACATATAAAGCACGTTATGATGTAACGATATTAATCAACGGACTACCCCTTGTCCAAGTTGAATTGAAACGTCGAGGTATTGATATTAATGAGGCGTTTAACCAAGTAAAACGTTACCGCAAACAAAATTACACAGGCTTATTCCGCTACATACAAATGTTTATCATTAGTAATGGTGTTGAAACGCGATACTTTTCTAATAATGATAGCGAACTATTGAAGAGTCACATGTTTTATTGGAGTGATAAACAGAATAACCGTATCAATACATTGCAATCGTTTGCTGAGTCATTTATGAGACCTTGTCAATTAGCTAAGATGATATCGCGCTATATGATTATTAATGAAACAGATAGAATACTGATGGCAATGCGTCCGTATCAAGTGTATGCGGTAGAAGCACTTATTCAACAAGCGACTGAGACAGGGAATAATGGATATGTATGGCATACAACTGGAAGTGGTAAGACGTTGACTTCTTTTAAAGCGAGTCAGATTTTATCACAGCAAGATGACATTAAGAAAGTTATCTTTTTGGTTGACCGTAAAGACTTGGATAGTCAAACAGAAGAGGAATTTAATAAATTTGCTAAGGGTGCTGTAGACAAAACTTTTAATACCTCGCAACTGGTACGCCAACTAAATGATAAAAGTTTGCCACTTATTGTAACGACGATTCAAAAAATGGCTAAAGCGATTCAAGGGAATGCCCCTTTATTAGAACAGTATAAAACGAATAAAGTTGTATTTATTATTGATGAGTGTCATCGCAGTCAATTTGGTGACATGCATCGTCTAGTTAAACAACATTTCAAAAATGCCCAATACTTTGGATTCACTGGTACGCCACGTTTTCCAGAAAATAGTAGTCAAGATGGTAGAACAACTGCAGATATTTTCGGTAGATGCTTACATACGTATTTAATTAGAGATGCCATTCATGATGGTAATGTACTTGGTTTCTCAGTTGACTATATTAATACTTTTAAAAATAAAGCTTTAAAAGCAGAAGATAACAGCATGGTTGAAGCAATTGATACGGAAGAAGTATGGTTAGCGGATAAACGTGTGGAATTAGTAACACGACATATCATCAATAATCATGATAAATATACACGTAATCGTCAATATTCAAGTATATTTACAGTCCAAAGTATTCACGCGCTTATTAAATATTATGAGACATTTAAGCGACTTAACAAAAAGTTGGAACAACCGTTAACGATAGCTGGTATATTTACGTTTAAACCTAATGAAGATGATCGTGATGGTGAAGTGCCATATCATTCACGTGAAAAATTAGAGATAATGATTAGTGATTATAATAAAAAGTTCGAGACGAATTTTTCAACAGACACAACTAATGAGTATTTTAATCATATTTCAAAAAACGTTAAAAAGGGCGTTAAAGATAGTAAAATTGATATCTTAATCGTTGTTAATATGTTCTTAACTGGTTTTGATAGTAAAGTACTGAACACTTTATATGTTGATAAGAATTTAATGTATCATGATTTAATTCAAGCGTATTCACGTACAAATAGGGTTGAAAAAGAATCAAAGCCATTTGGTAAAATTGTAAACTATCGTGACTTGAAAAAAGAGACAGACGATGCACTGAGAGTATTCTCACAAACAAATGATACGGATACAATTTTAATGCGCAGTTATGAAGAGTATAAAAAAGAATTTATGGACGCTTATCGTGAGCTTAAAATGATTGTGCCGACACCACACATGGTTGATGACATTCAAGATGAAGAAGAGCTAAAGCGCTTTGTTGAAGCTTATCGTTTATTAGCTAAAATAATATTACGTTTAAAAGCATTTGACGAGTTTGAGTTTACAATTGATGAAATTGGAATGGATGAACAAGAGAATGAAGACTATAAAAGTAAATATTTAGCTGTGTACGATCAAGTAAAAAGAGCGACGGCTGAGAAAAATAAAGTATCCATTTTAAATGATATTGATTTCGAAATAGAAATGATGCGTAATGATACGATTAATGTGAATTATATTATGAATATATTGAGACAAATTGATCTTGAAGACAAAGCGGAACAACGTCGTAACCAAGAACAAATTAGACGCATTTTAGATCATGCAGATGATCCGACATTGAGGTTAAAACGAGATCTAATTAGAGAATTCATCGACAATGTTGTACCTTCTTTAAATAAGGATGATGATATCGATCAAGAATATGTTAATTTCGAAAGTATTAAAAAAGAAGCGGAGTTCAAAGGATTTGCTGGAGAGAGATCTATCGATGAACAAGCCCTAAAAACAATTTCAAATGACTACCAGTATAGTGGTGTTGTAAACCCACATCACCTTAAAAAAATGATTGGTGATTTGCCATTGAAAGAAAAGCGTAAAGCAAGAAAAGCCATTGAATCTTTCGTGGCAGAAACAACTGAAAAATACGGTGTGTAA
- a CDS encoding sce7726 family protein, which produces MDNRNMINRVFSQKILHQIAIKNKSDVVDEAYDFYIQGPKNINVIQKMKSLYNYLKKSYRNEYFYKNTILNKLLLGRHSINTTTALSEMPIGKSIADFILLNGKGVVYEIKTELDKLDRLDNQINDYYEVFNYVVVITNDKHLNKVMARYKDTTVGILVLTTRNTLSEVQKPKENNSLLNTKAMYNFLRKEERKRVIAQNHMDVPTYNDFTEYDVLFDVFKEIPMTKLHNNMISELKKRGNMKEYKDEFLAAPAEIKFLLYFAKMTKKDKNKLYHFLKED; this is translated from the coding sequence ATGGATAATAGAAATATGATTAATCGTGTTTTTAGTCAAAAGATATTACATCAAATTGCAATCAAAAATAAAAGTGATGTTGTTGATGAGGCATATGATTTTTATATACAGGGACCTAAAAATATCAATGTAATACAGAAGATGAAATCTTTATATAACTATCTTAAAAAGTCTTATCGTAACGAATATTTTTACAAAAACACAATACTTAATAAACTCCTTCTAGGACGACATTCTATTAATACAACTACTGCACTTTCTGAGATGCCCATAGGGAAAAGTATTGCTGATTTTATATTGTTAAACGGCAAAGGCGTTGTCTATGAGATTAAAACAGAATTAGATAAGCTGGATAGATTAGATAATCAAATTAATGATTATTATGAAGTGTTTAATTATGTCGTAGTTATTACAAATGACAAACATCTGAATAAAGTTATGGCTAGATACAAAGATACAACAGTTGGAATTTTAGTGTTAACAACTAGAAATACACTGAGTGAAGTTCAAAAACCTAAAGAAAACAATAGTCTCTTAAACACAAAAGCGATGTACAACTTTTTACGAAAAGAAGAAAGAAAAAGAGTTATTGCACAAAATCATATGGATGTGCCAACTTATAATGATTTCACAGAGTATGATGTGTTATTTGACGTGTTTAAAGAAATACCAATGACGAAACTGCATAACAATATGATTTCTGAGTTGAAAAAAAGAGGAAACATGAAAGAATACAAAGATGAATTTTTAGCAGCGCCGGCTGAAATTAAGTTCTTGTTATATTTCGCAAAAATGACAAAGAAAGATAAAAATAAACTATATCATTTTCTTAAGGAGGATTAA
- a CDS encoding sce7725 family protein — translation MYYPYLRGKQNELFAIRELLEKGLIGDCIQPIIEPIKYTTTFKNTLQYCGEKAFSINLVVNSKLTEEEISNETVAHLTEIITKNKSVIQKAYLGPSDEGNDRLKQQFSSNSLAILTSVDDWEMFGDKNKLEMVFVPDDRHIKRKLRNIPNKGIIMDPFNKLSRNVDYLDNDDEFYSDDHLYYKEDGYVAFSDYSVIGGEYVDGGFSPLAIAIHIVYFDEANELRVKHFVSDSNNDRSNPGKKFFEAVDKLVTWSKNLDIKNRSYALGQFEELNENNKYPGLGLIKRLSIMHHLEIMNRYLESQNENM, via the coding sequence ATGTATTATCCTTATTTGCGTGGGAAACAAAATGAACTATTTGCAATTAGAGAATTGTTAGAGAAAGGTTTGATTGGTGATTGTATTCAACCTATAATTGAACCAATTAAATATACAACCACATTTAAAAATACTTTGCAATACTGTGGTGAAAAAGCATTCTCTATAAATTTAGTAGTAAATTCAAAGTTAACTGAAGAAGAGATTAGTAACGAAACTGTTGCACATTTAACTGAAATAATAACAAAAAACAAAAGTGTTATTCAAAAAGCTTACTTGGGTCCTTCTGATGAAGGCAATGATAGGTTGAAACAGCAATTTTCAAGTAATAGTTTAGCTATTTTAACAAGTGTAGATGATTGGGAAATGTTTGGAGATAAAAATAAACTTGAAATGGTTTTTGTACCAGATGATAGACACATTAAACGTAAATTGCGTAATATTCCAAACAAAGGCATCATTATGGATCCTTTTAATAAACTAAGTCGTAATGTTGATTATTTAGATAATGATGACGAGTTTTATAGCGACGATCACCTTTATTATAAGGAAGATGGATACGTAGCATTTTCAGACTATTCTGTTATAGGTGGAGAATATGTAGACGGTGGCTTTTCGCCATTAGCTATTGCGATACATATTGTCTATTTTGATGAGGCTAATGAGCTAAGAGTTAAGCATTTTGTCTCTGATTCTAATAATGATAGATCAAATCCAGGTAAAAAGTTTTTTGAGGCTGTAGATAAATTAGTAACATGGTCAAAAAACTTAGATATTAAAAATAGATCTTATGCGCTTGGACAATTTGAAGAATTAAATGAAAATAATAAGTATCCAGGATTAGGTTTAATTAAAAGGTTATCTATCATGCATCACCTAGAAATTATGAATAGATACTTGGAGTCTCAAAATGAAAATATGTGA
- a CDS encoding RES domain-containing protein: MKICEKCFNNTEIVEIIANDNSKFDNCDIDNNHLGVKIFDTTKDIDKLELIRDYLRPALELYDISINLPDTFSPKEGKKIEIALKDDWSIFNVEEAQISCILNELFKDDENLDRRVLEDLVGAKIINDKKYTNKNLIVANNDWDGFCESLKYKNRFHKNMINLENLAFFLDITTNYYSIEEFRERFEPLYRSRIVKFITEKSELMSPPKGFATAGRLNSKWISVLYLSTKEQVSIEEVKPKHNDIIYIGKVKLQKNVTKEKLKIANLTNLTSNAIKAGDDGFRKYFVNYQTLKKIHKGITNPSDEQGIDYLPFQYLADYIRSLKYDGIMYESILQDGTFNFVFFDQSLFECVNYERKRVSDVKYTLTKLS; the protein is encoded by the coding sequence ATGAAAATATGTGAAAAATGTTTTAATAATACTGAAATCGTAGAAATCATTGCAAATGATAATAGCAAATTTGACAATTGTGATATTGATAACAATCATCTTGGTGTTAAAATATTTGATACGACTAAGGACATAGATAAATTAGAACTTATTAGAGATTATTTAAGACCAGCATTAGAATTATATGATATTAGTATAAATTTACCAGATACTTTTAGCCCAAAAGAAGGTAAAAAGATTGAAATAGCATTAAAAGACGACTGGAGTATATTTAATGTTGAGGAAGCTCAAATAAGTTGTATTTTAAATGAACTTTTTAAAGATGATGAAAATTTAGATAGACGAGTGTTGGAAGATTTAGTAGGCGCTAAAATCATAAACGATAAAAAATATACAAATAAAAATCTAATTGTAGCAAATAATGACTGGGATGGATTTTGTGAGAGCTTGAAGTATAAAAATAGATTTCATAAAAATATGATCAATTTAGAGAATTTAGCGTTCTTTCTCGATATCACTACTAATTACTATAGTATTGAGGAATTTAGAGAAAGATTTGAACCATTATATAGATCTAGAATAGTTAAGTTCATTACAGAGAAAAGTGAACTAATGTCACCACCAAAGGGATTTGCAACGGCAGGAAGATTGAATTCTAAATGGATAAGCGTATTATACCTTAGTACAAAAGAACAGGTCAGTATAGAAGAAGTTAAACCTAAGCATAATGACATTATTTATATAGGTAAGGTTAAGTTACAAAAAAACGTGACAAAAGAGAAATTGAAAATTGCGAATTTAACTAATTTAACTAGTAATGCAATCAAAGCTGGCGATGATGGATTTAGAAAGTATTTTGTAAATTACCAAACATTAAAAAAGATTCATAAAGGAATAACAAATCCAAGCGATGAACAAGGAATAGATTATTTGCCATTTCAATATTTAGCTGATTATATTCGAAGCCTTAAATATGACGGGATAATGTATGAGAGCATATTACAAGATGGTACTTTTAACTTTGTGTTTTTTGATCAAAGTTTATTTGAATGTGTTAATTATGAAAGAAAAAGAGTAAGTGACGTTAAATATACATTGACTAAGCTAAGTTGA
- a CDS encoding ABC transporter ATP-binding protein — MSNLLEVNSLNVQFNYDETTVQAVKNVSFELRKKHILGIVGESGSGKSITAKSILGLLPDYPDHTLTGEIIFNGQSLNNLSTSALQQIRGKDISMIFQDPLSSLNPRLTIGKQITEVIFQHKRVSKSEAKSMTIDILEKVGIKHATRQFDAYPHELSGGMRQRVMIAMALILKPQILIADEPTTALDASTQNQLLQLMKSLYEYTETSIIFITHDLGAVYQFCDDVIVMKDGSVVESGTVESIFKSPQHTYTKRLIDAIPDIHQTRPPRPLNNDILLKFDRVSVDYTSPSGSLYRAVNDINLAIRKGETLGIVGESGSGKSTLAKTVVGLKEVSEGFIWYNELPLSLFKDDELKSLRQEIQMIFQDPFASINPRFKVIDVIKRPLIIHGKVKDNDDIIKTVVSLLEKVGLDQTFLYRYPHELSGGQRQRVSIARALAVEPKVIVCDEAVSALDVSIQKDIIELLKQLQLDFGITYLFITHDMGVINEICDRVAVMKNGEIVELNNTEDIIKHPQSDYAKQLISEVAVIAK, encoded by the coding sequence ATGTCAAATTTATTAGAAGTCAACAGTCTGAATGTACAATTCAATTATGATGAAACTACAGTTCAAGCGGTAAAAAACGTCTCTTTCGAATTACGAAAAAAACATATCCTAGGTATTGTTGGTGAATCAGGATCAGGAAAAAGTATTACCGCTAAATCTATTTTAGGGCTACTACCAGATTATCCAGATCACACATTAACAGGAGAAATTATTTTTAATGGGCAATCGTTAAATAATTTATCAACTTCAGCGTTACAACAAATTCGAGGTAAGGATATTTCAATGATTTTTCAAGATCCACTCTCTTCGTTGAATCCAAGATTAACGATTGGCAAACAAATTACAGAAGTAATATTTCAACATAAACGTGTATCTAAATCTGAAGCAAAGTCGATGACAATAGACATTTTAGAAAAAGTAGGTATAAAACATGCAACTCGACAATTTGATGCTTATCCACATGAACTTTCTGGTGGTATGCGTCAACGTGTCATGATAGCAATGGCATTGATTTTAAAGCCACAAATTTTAATCGCAGATGAACCAACAACGGCATTAGATGCCAGTACACAAAATCAATTACTGCAGTTAATGAAGTCCCTTTATGAGTACACAGAAACATCTATTATTTTTATCACTCACGATTTAGGCGCTGTGTATCAATTTTGCGACGATGTGATTGTAATGAAAGATGGAAGTGTCGTTGAAAGTGGCACGGTTGAAAGTATTTTTAAATCGCCACAACATACCTATACAAAACGCTTAATAGATGCGATTCCTGATATTCATCAAACGCGTCCGCCAAGACCGTTAAACAATGATATTTTATTAAAATTCGATCGCGTGAGCGTGGATTACACATCACCGAGTGGCAGCCTATACCGAGCAGTTAATGATATTAACTTGGCTATTAGAAAAGGCGAAACATTAGGCATTGTCGGTGAATCAGGGTCAGGGAAATCGACATTAGCTAAGACGGTCGTCGGTCTAAAGGAAGTGTCAGAAGGCTTTATTTGGTATAACGAATTACCATTAAGTTTATTTAAAGATGATGAATTGAAATCTTTACGACAAGAGATACAAATGATTTTTCAAGATCCATTCGCATCTATTAATCCAAGATTTAAAGTCATTGATGTGATTAAACGACCACTAATCATTCATGGGAAAGTCAAAGATAATGATGACATTATTAAAACTGTCGTATCGTTGTTAGAAAAGGTTGGCCTAGATCAAACTTTCTTATATCGCTATCCACACGAATTATCTGGTGGGCAACGTCAGCGTGTAAGTATCGCGAGAGCACTTGCTGTTGAACCTAAAGTGATTGTTTGCGACGAGGCAGTGTCCGCTTTAGACGTTTCAATTCAAAAAGATATCATCGAGTTATTAAAACAATTACAGTTAGACTTCGGCATCACTTATTTATTCATCACACATGACATGGGTGTTATCAATGAAATATGTGATCGCGTTGCAGTTATGAAAAATGGCGAAATCGTTGAACTGAATAACACAGAAGATATTATCAAACATCCGCAGTCAGACTATGCAAAGCAACTTATTTCAGAAGTAGCAGTTATTGCTAAATAA
- a CDS encoding ABC transporter permease, with product MNCTFRLLTSNKFDMMLCLPIHKCVNLFYTFVYHSNLLKIILQGVIIIITYLESFKSLYHKAFYKFVLSVLSLPIFLYAVIKFFFSAKRKNFYANNSEISEIEQALHQKYKYLSQQKSSTQIHKEALKIFKAQSSNTSSKNIEQAHFSTYFENVLFHKFIMIKVILALPMFILLTFYLQPLVRYIFERIVMAVIVIIGVIVSVFTILYFSPLDAAYSILGQNATKAQIHQFNVLHHLNEPYFIQLWDTIKGVFTFDLGTTYKGNEVVTKAVGERIPITIIVAVLALMVALIIAIPIGIISAMKRNSWLDITLMIIALIGLSIPSFWQGLLFILAFSLKLDILPPSYMPEHPISLILPVLVIGTSIAASITRMTRSSVLEVMRSDYVLTAYAKGLSTTQVVIKHILKNAIIPIVTLVGLLVAELLGGSAVTEQVFNINGIGRYIVQKQLIPDIPAVMGGVVYISIVISLANLIIDIFYALIDPKLRSEINERK from the coding sequence TTGAATTGTACATTCAGACTGTTGACTTCTAATAAATTTGACATGATGTTGTGCCTCCCTATTCACAAATGTGTAAATTTATTCTATACTTTTGTATATCATAGTAATCTACTCAAGATTATTTTACAAGGAGTGATTATCATAATTACTTATTTAGAATCTTTTAAGTCGTTGTATCACAAGGCATTTTACAAGTTTGTATTATCGGTATTAAGCTTGCCAATATTTTTATATGCAGTGATAAAGTTTTTCTTTTCTGCTAAGAGGAAAAATTTTTACGCTAATAATTCTGAAATTTCAGAAATTGAACAGGCGTTACATCAAAAATATAAATATTTATCGCAGCAAAAGTCATCCACACAAATACATAAAGAAGCATTAAAAATATTCAAGGCACAAAGTTCTAATACGAGTTCAAAGAATATTGAACAAGCACATTTTTCAACATACTTTGAAAATGTATTATTTCATAAGTTCATCATGATCAAAGTGATATTGGCCTTGCCGATGTTCATCTTATTGACTTTTTATTTACAGCCATTAGTTAGATATATTTTTGAACGAATTGTCATGGCTGTGATTGTCATCATTGGTGTTATTGTCAGTGTGTTTACCATTCTGTATTTTTCACCGCTTGATGCGGCTTATAGCATACTGGGACAAAATGCAACAAAGGCACAGATACATCAATTCAATGTATTACATCATCTTAACGAACCTTATTTTATTCAATTGTGGGATACCATCAAGGGTGTTTTTACCTTTGACTTAGGTACGACTTACAAAGGGAATGAGGTTGTGACTAAAGCAGTTGGCGAAAGAATTCCAATTACAATAATTGTCGCAGTATTAGCGCTAATGGTGGCATTAATTATTGCAATACCAATTGGTATTATCAGTGCGATGAAGCGAAATAGTTGGCTTGATATCACGTTAATGATAATTGCATTAATTGGTTTATCTATTCCAAGTTTCTGGCAAGGGCTATTATTCATTTTAGCGTTCTCATTGAAATTGGATATTTTGCCACCATCTTATATGCCAGAACATCCAATATCGTTGATTTTACCTGTACTTGTCATTGGAACAAGTATTGCTGCTTCTATCACGCGTATGACAAGGTCTTCTGTACTTGAAGTAATGCGCAGCGATTATGTTTTAACTGCTTATGCAAAAGGATTATCGACGACACAAGTTGTTATTAAACATATTTTGAAAAATGCCATTATTCCAATTGTAACGTTAGTTGGTCTTCTAGTGGCAGAGTTACTAGGCGGTTCAGCAGTGACGGAACAAGTATTTAACATTAATGGTATCGGGCGTTATATCGTCCAAAAACAACTAATACCTGATATTCCAGCAGTCATGGGTGGGGTCGTATATATATCAATTGTAATATCTTTAGCAAACTTAATTATTGATATATTTTATGCTTTAATCGATCCAAAATTACGTAGTGAAATCAACGAAAGGAAGTGA
- a CDS encoding ABC transporter permease yields the protein MAQLNSKIASLKLFASYAIATYILVILTSALNLFKGYVADTFYIAETLLIVLTIILIIILTTEQTWKHHDLWRRIVEVLLLLMTLTGNVFTLLMFVSIRRYQRTSQIHSYNGWESFIRKTTRHRIAIIGLLILVYMLTLSIVSQFTFDTTLATKNQFNALLHGPSLAYPFGTDDFGRDLFTRVVVGTKLTFSISIISVVIAVIFGVLLGTIAGYFNHIDNLIMRILDVVFAIPSLLLAVAIIASFGASIPNLIIALSIGNIPSFARTMRASVLEIKRMEYVDAARITGENTWNIIWRYILPNAIAPMIVRFSLNIGVVVLTTSSLSFLGLGVAPDVAEWGNILRTGSNYLETHSNLAIVPGVCIMFVVLAFNFIGDAVRDALDPRIH from the coding sequence ATGGCACAACTTAATTCAAAGATAGCTTCCTTAAAATTATTCGCAAGTTACGCCATAGCAACTTATATTTTAGTTATATTAACGAGTGCATTAAATCTTTTTAAAGGTTATGTGGCCGATACGTTCTATATTGCTGAAACATTGCTAATCGTTTTAACCATCATTTTAATTATTATTTTAACAACGGAACAAACATGGAAGCATCATGACCTATGGCGACGTATCGTCGAAGTGTTGTTATTGTTGATGACATTAACAGGCAACGTATTTACATTATTAATGTTTGTAAGTATTAGACGTTACCAACGTACATCGCAAATACATAGTTATAACGGGTGGGAATCGTTTATACGAAAAACTACTAGACATCGTATTGCGATTATCGGGTTACTTATTTTAGTCTACATGCTGACATTATCAATTGTGTCACAATTTACATTTGATACGACATTGGCTACTAAAAATCAGTTCAATGCACTGTTACATGGACCGAGTCTAGCCTATCCGTTTGGTACTGATGATTTCGGTAGAGACTTATTTACACGCGTAGTTGTAGGAACGAAGCTGACATTTTCAATTTCAATTATTTCAGTAGTTATTGCAGTTATTTTTGGTGTGTTACTAGGCACTATCGCAGGTTATTTTAATCATATTGATAATTTAATAATGCGAATTTTAGATGTAGTGTTTGCAATTCCATCATTATTGTTAGCGGTGGCAATTATTGCATCATTTGGAGCAAGTATTCCAAATTTAATTATTGCTTTAAGTATCGGTAATATACCATCATTTGCACGGACAATGCGTGCCAGTGTTTTAGAAATTAAACGCATGGAATATGTAGATGCAGCACGTATCACTGGTGAAAACACTTGGAATATCATATGGCGTTATATTTTACCGAATGCGATTGCGCCTATGATTGTACGTTTTTCATTAAATATAGGTGTGGTTGTATTAACAACAAGTAGTTTAAGTTTCCTAGGACTTGGTGTTGCACCTGATGTAGCTGAATGGGGCAACATTTTACGTACCGGTAGTAACTACTTGGAAACGCACAGTAATTTAGCTATTGTACCTGGTGTTTGTATTATGTTCGTCGTTTTAGCATTTAATTTTATAGGTGATGCAGTGCGTGATGCACTAGATCCAAGAATTCATTAA